One window of the Sebastes umbrosus isolate fSebUmb1 chromosome 1, fSebUmb1.pri, whole genome shotgun sequence genome contains the following:
- the kiaa1328 gene encoding protein hinderin, which yields MAAAAKRNVNSGIFWMNGVSDDEQPLVFVPGVEKEGSTCTSSKRGTKMRARHGSDCKNETTLKKGGKKQGHLQRERSGVYTKEKVSVHHSAAAATEHSLSPALGTFLSSTQVISETSRAKSQVCLKDLCPEDKRRIANLIEELARVSEEKEESVQRLKDEQENFEGKIQTLEQQNQVIVQERESLQQQYRECQELLGLYQQYLSQQQTKLNQSIAQLSQAPAHSKVLGSEEAPSRTSTSRANGSLFDGSYLSLAATRAQQPQVHRSGGGGRGATQTRSNHAPLSRVSEFSPIDGPIKQHRTQKRESRESHHRREHSQGSGQDSGSHLENGHHDAFNQHECERLHSGSAVSSEANEALTRPLLGHEDWEEKRHQLLMQKMQLETERERLQARLAEQEERLNRQNQQLRQSRLEYSRFQEATQSDPSSSNTRNGDSQPEGPSHQDLPPSVCEDAEVHPAGQSLHQKHPQTVPTPLENGIEASAWSRKDMATSPAKSPTSLSKPTSVSVIQKTPEARLDFSLVEILDVFSPISAPELSKLSTRRPKTSQRRPGLTVPKPVGRTLLTPAGSYPQSGRQDLEESKILEDIFFIC from the exons ATGGCGGCAGCAGCAAAGAGAAATGTAAACTCTGGGATATTTTGGATGAATGGCG TGTCAGATGATGAACAGCCTTTGGTGTTTGTTCCTG GAGTAGAAAAAGAGGGCAGCACCTGTACATCCAGCAAAAGAGGTACTAAGATGCGAGCCAGGCATGGCTCTGACTGCAAGAATGAGACCACACTAAAGAAAGGTGGCAAGAAACAGGGCCACTTACAGAGGGAGCGCTCTGGGGTTTATACCAAGGAAAAGGTGTCAGTCCATCACAGTGCTGCTGCAGCTACAGAGCACAGCCTTTCTCCAGCCTTGGGTACTTTCCTCTCCTCGACACAG GTAATCTCTGAGACCAGCAGAGCTAAGAGCCAGGTCTGTTTGAAGGACCTCTGTCCTGAAGATAAGCGCCGGATTGCAAACCTCATCGAAGAACTCGCCAG AGTGAGCGAGGAGAAAGAAGAGTCGGTGCAGCGTCTGAAAGATGAACAGGAAAACTTTGAGGGCAAGATCCAGACGCTGGAGCAACAGAACCAGGTCATAGTACAGGAGAGGGAGa GCCTGCAGCAGCAGTACAGAGAGTGCCAGGAGCTGCTGGGGCTCTACCAACAATATCTTTCTCAACAACAGACAAAACTTAACCAGTCCATCGCCCAGCTCAGCCAGGCACCAGCCCATAGCAAG GTGCTCGGCAGCGAGGAAGCCCCCAGCAGAACATCTACTAGCAGAGCTAATGGCTCACTCTTTGATGGCTCATACCTCAGCCTCGCTGCTACCCGAGCACAACAGCCTCAAGTGCACaggagtggtggtggaggaagaggagcaacACAAACCCGTAGCAACCATGCCCCTCTTTCCCGTGTTAGTGAGTTCAGTCCTATTGATGGGCCGATCAAACAGCATAGGACTCAGAAAAGGGAGAGCAGGGAGTCCCACCACAGACGTGAGCACTCCCAAGGCAGCGGTCAAGACAGCGGCTCTCATCTAGAGAACGGCCACCATGACGCCTTTAACCAGCATGAGTGTGAAAG GCTCCACAGTGGGAGTGCTGTTAGCTCAGAGGCCAACGAAGCCCTGACCAGGCCTCTGCTGGGTCACGAGGACTGGGAGGAGAAGAGGCACCAGCTGCTGATGCAGAAGATGCAGttggagacggagagagagaggctgcaggCACGGCTGGCTGAGCAGGAGGAGAGGCTCAACAGACAGAATCAGCAGCTACGTCAGTCGCGCCTCGAGTACAGCAG GTTTCAAGAAGCTACTCAATCTGATCCCAGCAGCTCAAACACTAGAAATGGAGATTCACAGCCGGAGGGTCCCTCCCACCAAGATTTACCCCCCAG tgtgtgtgaagATGCGGAGGTACATCCTGCAGGACAGAGCTTGCATCAAAAACACCCACAAACTGTACCCACTCCTCTGGAGAATGGCATTG AGGCCTCAGCTTGGTCCAGAAAGGACATGGCCACATCTCCTGCTAAGTCCCCTACAAGCCTGAGTAAGCCCACCTCAGTGTCTGTGATCCAGAAGACCCCTGAAGCCAG GTTGGACTTTTCTCTGGTTGAGATATTGGATGTCTTTAGTCCCATCTCTGCGCCTGAGCTAAGCAAGCTGTCCACTCGAAGACCCAAAACGTCGCAACGTAGGCCGGGCCTCACTGTCCCTAAACCGGTGGGCAGAACCCTGCTAACCCCTGCTGGGTCGTATCCTCAGAGCGGCCGGCAGGACCTGGAAGAAAGCAAAATACTGGAGGATATTTTCTTCATTTGCTGA
- the tpgs2 gene encoding tubulin polyglutamylase complex subunit 2 — translation MEETKESLVFKGVAERLTLGITRILDNMPGVVDVRFVERDPAEKRSLLSWEQKNTCILPEDLRDFYLTTDGFTLTWSVKLDNECVPLGCMMINSVTRLCPLLQPVSLFALPNAPSLADLDWEETDTESGTGHAPAAAPHFDIRSRIFELESCGGNGKVCLVYKNCTPGVVAQQSEIWFLDRSLCWHLLTATFTSYYRLMITHLGLPEWQYAFTPYGPSPQAKQWASLYQPLTFSSELSFADPAGDSHLNKLDPTKAFRGKAKTPVPKKKQSTQCTLGSAAKSQGSTGRHSGGKR, via the exons ATGGAAGAGACAAAAGAAAGCTTAGTGTTTAAAGGTGTTGCTGAGAGACTGACGCTTGGCATTACTCGAATACTTG ATAACATGCCTGGTGTGGTCGATGTGCGTTTTGTGGAGAGGGATCCTGCAGAGAAGAGGAGCCTGCTGTCATGGGAACAG AAAAACACTTGTATTTTGCCAGAGGACCTGCGAGATTTCTATCTGACAACTGATGGATTCACACTAACCTGGAGCGTTAAACTTGACA ATGAGTGCGTTCCCCTAGGATGCATGATGATCAACAGTGTGACCAGGCTGTGCCCTCTCCTCCAACCAGTATCTTTATTCGCTCTACCTAATGCACCATCACTGGCCGACCTGGACTGGGAAGAGACCGACACAGAAAGTG GGACGGGGCACGCTCCCGCCGCTGCACCCCACTTTGATATCCGGAGCCGCATCTTCGAGCTGGAGTCCTGTGGCGGGAATGGAAAAGTGTGTCTAGTCTACAAAAACTGCACTCCAG GTGTGGTAGCCCAGCAGAGTGAGATTTGGTTCCTTGACCGCTCGCTGTGTTGGCATTTACTGACCGCAACCTTCACCTCCTACTACCGACTGATGATCACTCACCTGGGTCTGCCCGAGTGGCAGTATGCCTTCACCCCATATGGCCCGAGTCCCCAGGCCAAG CAGTGGGCATCGCTGTACCAGCCGCTGACTTTCAGCAGCGAGCTCAGCTTTGCCGATCCTGCTGGAGATTCCCACCTCAACAAGCTGGATCCTACAAAGGCCTTCAGAGGCAAAGCCAAGACACCCGTCCCCAAGAAGAAGCAGTCGACACAGTGCACCTTAGGGAGTGCTGCAAAGAGCCAAGGCAGCACGGGAAGACACAGTGGGGGAAAGCGGTGA